The following coding sequences are from one Liolophura sinensis isolate JHLJ2023 chromosome 12, CUHK_Ljap_v2, whole genome shotgun sequence window:
- the LOC135479594 gene encoding peptidoglycan recognition protein 1-like encodes MLCVVFQSLRVCCVIFPYSFLCIFLPGFFCGHFFHPACPVIVPRRDWGARSASHINMASTPTGVVIHHTVTPRCYNSNDCKYWMRAIQNTHMNDNGWNDIGYNFAIGDDGYVYEGQGWGKVGTHTGGNNVKNLGFAFIGTFTSAVPTVAARTAALNLINCGVSLGKLSSNYRIRGHRDLGQTSCPGNYLYTVIQGWPNYG; translated from the exons ATGCTATGTGTTGTCTTTCAAAGTTTACGTGTATGTTGCGTCATATTCCCGTattcatttttatgtatatttttacctggttttttttGTGGTCATTTTTTTCACCCAGCTTGTCCAGTGATTGTTCCCCGTAGAGACTGGGGAGCCCGGAGTGCCAGTCACATAAACATGGCGTCCACGCCCACGGGTGTCGTGATCCATCACACCGTCACCCCCAGGTGCTATAATTCCAACGACTGCAAATACTGGATGAGGGCCATACAAAACACGCATATGAACGACAATG GTTGGAATGATATCGGTTACAACTTTGCTATTGGTGACGATGGTTACGTGTATGAAGGACAGGGCTGGGGTAAAGTCGGGACTCATACAGGAGGAAATAATGTAAAGAACCTGG GTTTTGCCTTCATCGGAACTTTCACGAGTGCCGTTCCTACCGTTGCTGCCAGGACCGCCGCGTTGAACCTAATTAACTGCGGCGTTAGCCTTGGGAAACTGTCAAGCAACTATCGTATCCGGGGTCACCGAGATTTGGGCCAGACGTCCTGCCCAGGGAACTACCTCTATACCGTCATTCAGGGTTGGCCAAACTACGGCTGA